A region of the Carya illinoinensis cultivar Pawnee chromosome 16, C.illinoinensisPawnee_v1, whole genome shotgun sequence genome:
TTATTGGTCAGTTTTTTCACACCCATCTTGCTTGAAGTCCGACTGGTGGAACAACCTTAATCAATCCAAATTAGCCTTTGAGATAAATATTTccactatatattttataattatattgtgactCTAGAATATTCACTTATTGAGAATATGACatgataattataatatgaaattgCTATGTTTAATTATGCCTACAAGTCTTGTAGGATTTACTTATttgtttcaaaatctaaaattcaaaatatttgctTTAAAGCAAAATatctctttaaattaaatagaaatattatttgcaCTCTTAGAATGtgtaaaatgtataaattttgcataatttatttgaataaatgTGAGATCTAcatgaaataaattattatttttttaaaataactataatttttaaaaaagaaaaattttatttacagttatttttacgtatttaaTACGCACTCTAATATATctaaaaatttacataaaatttacacattttaaaattatatttaacatcaatctaaattaaaagtaatgttacatacaatcgTAGAGAGTGCGCAATAACcgtataatcatttaaaaaaaaagtagagtctattattaaaaaattaatttttttatataaattctgtatttatttatttattaaataattatacaataattACACGTTCACTTACGTAACtatcaaattttcttaaattaaatatgtgaTCCCAACCTCTCAACCCACGAATAATTGGGAGtgaaaataagaacaaaaaggTGTACCGTCCTTTTAATTCTATATCACACGTCAACGTCTATCGGAGCTTTTTACTTCTACGCCAACCCTtcctatctctctctcccccacaaAGCTTTTATTATCGCCATACGCGTTCTCTCTTCCCCCAATTCGAATCCCCCGATTCAATCCATTCCATTTCAACTTCGCTGTCCGTAATGTCCGATTCGAATATCATCGACGCACCGCCGGCGGAGGTGCCGCCGGAGATCGAAGCTCAAACTCAGGAAAAGCACCAGCAAGAGCCCGACAAGAAGCCGGGCAACAAGAGCATCACCTTCACCATCTGGCCCCCGACGCAGCGCACCCGCGAGGCCGTGGTGAACCGCCTCGTTGAGACCCTCTCGACCGTCTCCGTTCTCTCTAAGCGTTATGGCACCCTGCCACACGACGAGGCCTCCGCGGCCGCCCGCCTAATTGAGGAAGAGGCGTTCTCCGCCGCATCCGGCTCCGGCTCCGCAGAAGACGACGGCATCGAGGTCCTCCAGGTCTACTCCAGGGACATCAGCCGCCGTATGCTCGAGACTGTCAAGAACCGTGCCACTACTGGCTCTACGGTCGATACCACTGCGCGGCAGACTCCAAGTCCGTCCGTGGAGCCCACCACCACTATTGCCAGTGAGGAGAACTTGTCCGCTGAGACTGAATCTTGAACTATCTTTAGAGTTTAGAGCTTATATTATGTAAGGGTTCCTGTTTTTTGGGATAGTATGTGCTACATTCAGACCTACTTGTACTCTTTATGGATTTTGATGCGTATTTGATGATAATTACCCTCTTTAATGATGGTTATGCTGttcaatttgtttatttttcttactatgATTTGGTCTCTTCATTGATGTACCTGTAAGTCAATAATAATCCGTGTTAGCCATTGTCTTTCCAAATTTTCTTAGGAAATAGGTCATTACTCTGTTTAGTATTGTATTTTAGGAGCTTTGAACGATGTATGGAAGAGTATGAGAAGAGTGGATGGATTGGGAATTTGGAGAAAGTGGAGGATGAAGGCAAGTCCGGGAACtattcttcaattatttttttccacaGGCACCAAAAGTGGTCATATTGAACATTAGTTTATCATTTTGGAACTTGTATGGTTCTGATAATCTGGTTGATGTTCCTCACATTTTGAAGAACCTTTTCATTTCTGTTGCTACATTACTCTTTTACCGGACTGCAACTAATTTATGTggctatatataatttatatggaTCTTTCTGTCGCTATCGCAATGAAATTAGTTAATCTTGTATGGGTCTTTCTTGTCAAGTTCAAATTCTGCTTTTCGTCGGTGATGATATGCCTAAATGTACATTGTTATCTCTTACTATCTAATTGTTTCTAGTGGATTGTAGGGAACAGAGATGGGGGTTTTCTGGCTAGTGGATGTGTGTCCTGATGCATCGGTTAAATTAGTGCAATGTGCGTTGTATGTTTGGTGACACTTGACCAGGGACAATGCCCTCCTGTTTGGGTTTAGAATCATATTATGATGTGTTCTTGGGATAGAAGGTGATCAGTTATGGGCAAGATGTGAATTATGGTTTTATTACTACCACCCGTTCTTACATCCAAGATGTGAATTATGGTTTTATTACTACCACCCGTTCTTACATCTTGGTTGATATGTCTATGCTCTTTACCTGGTTGAATTCCTTCCGTAAATACTGTGGTTCTATACGGTTCagttaattttaagtttttaaaattgatgatgttATTGTctttaaaactctctctctctctcttcctcaatCTCATGATGATTGCATTATTTCATCCATTTTTAAGTTCTTCACAATGGATGAAACTTATTTGCTAGGTTCTCTCTGTGACCACCGCCTTGACTGTTATCCTGCTAGAACACAATCATACTAATCTTCATCACATACATGCACACGATTTGTGCACATTCATATATACGGGCAGTTATAAAGATACTTCTGTATGGTTCCTTTTGATTCCAATCAGGAGAATGGAAGTAGATAAGCTCGTTTTGCAAACGGTGCTTTGGTTAGTTACAGGGTGCACATTCATAAAGATACTTGCACACCGCCTTGACTGTTATCCTGCTAGAACACAATCATACTAATCTTCATCACATACATGCACACGATTTGTGCACATTCATATATACGGGCAGTTATAAAGATACTTCTGTCTGGTTCCTTTTGATTCCAATCAGGAGAATGGAAGTAGATAAGCTCGTTTTGCAAACGGTGCTTTGGTTAGTTACAGGGTGCCGATGATCAAGATCTTGCTTCCCCGTTTTCCTGAAAGGATCTTGTTCGGGATTTGTCAGGAGAGGGGCTAATGATGTCTTATAATATGGATCATGTCATTGCCTGAGGGTTCCAAAACTTTCCCTTCTCTGATATGTTTAGTTTGCAGCTTTCTTCCCTTGgtatttgatttgatttaatAATATGGATGGGTTGCCAAACTTATTCTCTTGCAATTCTCCAAATCTTGGCTTGGAGTAGTGCAACGTAATCTGTGTGCACCTGTTACCTGCTTGTTGCTCGATCTACGTACTCCATAACTCCAggtatatatttttctcttttattttgatggaaTAGTTTGGCTTTCCCTGTCATCCATCATCTGGTATTTGCCTCTATGACCACCCTTGCTTGCCTTTTGGACTTGGGAATGATTAGTTTCTTTCTAATGCTTCCACATCTCATCAAACACCATTTATCTGGAGTGTAAATGGGTCTCTGGCATTTAAAGAAATACTTGTTATTTTACTTGTTGTCTTGTACAATTCTTCTCACATGCTACTGACCTTTTTGGTTGTTTCCTTTGGCCTTAGGATGTATCTCATCAAAGCTCTCGAAGTGTATTATGGATggtttatatttttcatgttacaTGGGTAGGGTTCTTTGGGAGGGTACTCAATACTCATGTTATCTGCTTTGTATCAGAAATCATAATCCCTGTAAATAAGGCATTCGTGCTATCAATTTCTCTCCAAGTATTGCAACATTTTAGCATCCTAAATCTGGTCTCGGTCATCATGTCTGCTGGTCACCAGAATACAAAGCCCACATCTTAAATGTGAAGAGGTAAGCGTATGGTAGCAGGGGCGGAACTGAACTAGCCTTTGCTTTTGGGGAGCCtccaaaattttctaaaatcacacaccccaaaaaaaaaaaaaaaggacagaaAAGTTTggtattttatatgagaaaaaaattataaaaattagtttcctcaataaaattatttctataagaataattctacttatcatttccACTCACAACacactattattattattatttttgatagtgagatgagttgaaatgaaagttaaaagttgaataaaatattattttttaatgttattattattattctggaatttgaaaaacttgaattttttattatattttgtgttggaatttgaaaaagttgtaataattagataaaatgaattgagattaaTTCATATGAGTTTGGATACCAAATGCAATGagatctattttaatttttcttataaaaagtatgtggtgtatgaatgataagtagaacaattcaattagtttaacaaaaataaaataaattaaaaataataaaaaataattttaaaatatgtgaaATGTGTGATGTGGGATGATGAATAGTATCCCTTATTTCTATAAGAGGACGCTACTCATCATCTCATACTGGAGGGACGCTATTCATCATTCTATACCACAAATAACCTCTGGTCATAACATTATgctgaaccacgtaaatcttaatatctctttttatttacttttattcgTTTATTTATTACGTATTCTATGGATGAACGTGAATAATACAGTATTGAAACCTGAATCATCATCGTGGGTCGGGGATGACTCTTTCCTCCTTTCCATTTTGTTGCACAAATTAAGACAGAAATAGTTGACATCGTCTGTGGGATTGACTAATATTTTGCACCGAAATTAGGAGAAGGATGAATCCTTGGCCATGGAGCTCGTCTCCAAAAGCCAAATAAGTTTTTCTTATCAAGTcaagtattttcttgttattttctatttcattaatactttgttgtaaaaaaaaaaggagaaagaagaagagtgtGTGCACATATGCTTGCAGGCCACATAtgatgttaaaaattaaaaaataaaaaggaaataagtAAACTAGAGTGCATGTTGAATATAATCATGTAAAGGGTGCACGACGACGAGCACCCAGTCGTTTAATGTGCAAGCCATTTCTTGCCGCCACCAGCCAAGTAGAGGCGGCTAGTGTCTTACCACCGTATCATAGTCACCGAGAACCTAGAAGCTGGCGGGAGAGTAACCATTACAGCACTACTTGCTGCGCACAGCCCACGAGGGCCACAACTGGACCTGTTGACACTTTCTGCCATCGGCGATATGGTTCCCGACCACAGAGGCTTTGCTCTATGGTTAGCCCTTGCCGCCATCACTGAAGCTTGCTGCAGGAGCTACCCGATGTCAACACCACAACATGCTTGCCAGCCCAGCCCATCTGTGAGCTTGTGGAGTCACCCACGGTCACACCATGAACCTTTGGCGTACTCTATTGCCGCCATGGTGGCTCTTGCCCACAAACCGAGTCTGTCATAAAGCTCCTCGTAACCATCAACACAGCACACCACCAAAGGTAGTTGTGGAGACACCCCCACACTACTAGCCCCTAGAAGCCCACTGGCAAGGTGCTTAGAAGCTGAAGATGGTCATTCCTTTCACTGCTGGGCATGTGCAGAAGTTGAGAAACTGATCACCACTTGAGCAGTCGTTGTGTTATGTCGCTAATGAGGAATTTGGCGCACCTCCAGCAAAAAGCACCAGAGAGCTTGTATTGTGTCTATGACCTGTCTTGGGCACACCATAGAAGTTGGAAGCTAGCGCATAAACCACCCATGGTTGTATTCTTGCAAGCGACTACACAGCGGCCCAGTCACCCACCGACCTACCATGAAAAGCTATAGAGACCAAGGATGATGATTCCTGCCATCGGCGGGCTTCCACAGAGGCGGGGAACAATGCCAAAAAGAGGGGCATTTCCACGGTCCCTACCACCCCCATGGTGAGCAACGACCTCACCTAAAGGAATGTGGCCCTTGGCAGTCAGTGACACCCCTACCGAGCTTGTCACCTTCTAGCGGACAAGAAGCATGCAACACCCCTAGTGGGCAACAACCTTACCGCAGTTTTTATCGCCAGCGCACCGACACTCAACTATAGTAGAGCTCCTCGCCACCTCCACTACCCACGATAGCAACCCTCCACTGCTCCAAGTCCCTTTTGGCTTTGAAGCTTGCCAGCCACCGAACCAAATACAAAGACTGCAGTCTGTAGTTCCTGCTGCCAATGGGCTTTTGCGAAGATGACAAACAGTGTGCAAGTTCACTGCCCACACCCATTGCTCCTCTCCACCCTTGTGGCAGGCAACAACTATGAAGCAAGCAGACGTGGGACTCTTCCACAACCGAGTGGAGCCGCAGCGGCAACACCACACCAAGTTGTGGCGACCAACGTGTACCACCTTGCCGTCCCATGGAGACCAAGCTTCAAGCACTAGAAGCTCTTCGCCAGCCCTCGTGTGCTCACTTGAGGTAAGTTTCTAGCCCAAAATAATTTGGGCACCTACTGTAAGTCCTTCTCGCCACGCTTAGTTGTTCGCTCTCAAAaagcgagagagagaaagagagaagaaagagaatcATTTGAAAACAGACAATCTCCATTGCTGCAAAGAAAGGACAACTTCCCTAAGTAAAAGATATCATCAATGAAGAATCCTAGTAAGGAAAAATATCAACAAGATTGCTCTGAAATATACTTTGCTGGAAATAACCTACCCAGCGTGGAACATCGTTTACAAAGCCATTCTCAGGCATCTTAATCTGTTTTCATCAGAATAGACTGTTCGATAACTGTGGGCATCTCGAGCCTTCATCAATGCCAAAGCATGGCTAACCCCGGCTATCGTCCGTGTGTCACCAGCCTTCACCACACTTTAAGTGGAATGGCGCAGGTTCGCTAATCTCAAACTTGTAATTTGTATTACACTAACCTATGTGATTTTTGGTGAAAACCCCTCAGGTTGGTCAAACTTAGCCTCTTGCCATAAGAATGCAGTCAAGCATCCCCTCAAATACCGAAGatgagtccctagacttgcgGTGAACAACGATCCCATCAAAGTCGAGTCACTAGACTCGCAGTGAACAATGGCCCCACCAAAGTTGAGTCTCTAGACTCATGGTGAACAACTGCCCTTAAACATCGAAGTCGTGTCCCTAGACTAGCGGTGAACAACGACCCTTAAACCACGAAAGTCGATCCCAAAAACTCACGGTAGAATAGGCATGGAGGTCAAAAGACCACACGACCCATTTTTTAAACCACCAAAGTCGAGTCCAAAGACTTGTGGTGGAATGGGCGTGGAGGTCAAAAGACCTCACGACCCCCTCTTTAAACACCAAAATTGAGCCTAGCGACTTGCAGTGATGAAACGGGCGCGCAAGCCAACAAACTTCATGACCCTCGCACAACACTTTCGCCAGCAAATACTGAGTGTTTATACTAGTACTACAACTGCCACCAGTAGGTTACCTTCGGAAACGTACCTCCGAGCTCTACAACCGGCTTGCGCGGGTATCCTTCAGGAATGAGTCGTCGGGCTCAACAATAGCCTAAGATGGACCTAGGGAGTCGATATGCTTCCGGACCTTTTGAGCATGAGTTACTGCAAACAAACTACAATAACAAAACGAGAACACCAACAACAATTTATACTAAAGGGCAAAAAAATCCACTATTACCAACAATAGCAAAAACGACCACGAAAATACACACAAAAAACCAATCATAGAAAAATGCACTCTTCGTCGACAATAAACAATCTCTCTGGCAAACAaccacataaataaataaactcaaaaCCAAGCTCCACGCTCTTGCTTAATGCGGTTGAGTATACCTCCCACCAAAGCAGAAATCCACTCTCACACTCAATACAGTTGAGTGCACCTCCCCCCAAAGCAGAGCTCCACGCTCATACCTAATGTGGTTGAATACATCTCTCGTTAGAGTAGAGCTCCATGCTCACACCTAATGCGGTTGAGTACATCTCCTGCCTATCTCCCCAAATTGAGCTCTTCATCATTTAACATAAAACAAACAGAAAACCAGGgaccaattttcaaaatttattatgtAGATAATTGGCTTGAAGATTCTTAAGACTTTCTTGACCAGTAAATCGCCCTTAAGAATCGCGGGTATCTGTAGGGGTCAAATTAGCAGTCTATAATTTAGTCTCAGGATAAGACCAAAAATCAAACTAGGAGATAAAACCAAGAAGAGATAGGATAAGAGACTCAGGCTcctaaaaggaaaatatttcGTAAGGCAAGTTGAACCCAATCACTCCAACAACTTCTCTACGCTTAGacttaaggttgtgttttagtGTTGAGAAATGTTAATGTatgttgtgaataatagtgaaaaagtaggtgaaaagtaataatagaatattaaatagtagtaaaagtaatgaatagtaataaaaagtaggtggaaagttataataaagtaataaatagtaattgagtatgttgagaagtgttgatgtATCCTTAACACCCAAACACAACAATTACTCCATTGTATTGAGCGATATGTGAACTATGAGATATTGTAAAATCATCTATCATAGTGGATTTTACTCCCAAATAATCCGTGGATGTAGACATTATGCCGAACTATATAAATTTTTGTGTCTctctttatttacttatttattaagtATTCTATGGATGAACGTGAAGAACATCGTATCGAAACCCGAACCATCATCGTGGGTCGTAGATGACTCTTTTCTCCGTTTTGGCCTGTTTTCCAAATTAAGGCAGAAACAATATGGATGGACTAATATGGATGGACTTGGATTTGGGTTATGACTCGATCAATGTTTGGATTTGACAAGGTTAGTCACTGTGTAGTCTAGCAGTTCTCAATCCTCACATGATTGTGGGTCCATCTAAAGttttaggaaaatgatagtatgactaCTAAATATGCCCACTAAATATATCCACtcatattttttagtttttatatttttttaatggttaagaaaatgactattagcgaatttatatattttttcttttttcttattgttaaggatgtttaaaaaatgattaaaaaaaaaaaaaaactcatttatactAGTGTGTATATTTGGTGGACACATTTGATAGTTAGCTTAGCATTGTCCAAAATTTTAAACCTTCTTGTGCGGTGCTTTATTGGATAGAGTAGTGTCACTATTGTGTGTACTAATATCTATTGAATACGGCactaatattaattaaagaaataatatttgtagtattAAGTTCTGTAAAttttatgtacttttttttaaaaaataaataaatttagatggAAAGGGCCCGGTCCCTATTATTGTTTTAACCGAttgccttttaattctttcttcgATGACATCGAAGCCTTAAGGATATTGTAGGTAGGTGGGGGGGATGGTTTTCTCATTCATTGTTCTACAGCGTGGGCTTGACTCATTCATATTTATACATACTTTAGGCAACCTAGCTAACATATaaagcttttgttttgttttttatttttttgaatttttgttccTTTCGGTTATTGTTTATAATTGACGAAAAAGAAGACTTCTATGACGTTGATCTACCCCTTCGTCACATACTGGTATCGATCACTGTGTAACTTTGTTCTTTTCTTGGGTGTCTTGTGGTGATTGGTGCAGCTGTATGCTGGTTTGGACTGGACTCATTCATATTGCTTCTCGTGCACCAATGGAGTACTACTTCAGCTAATAATTCTCATTACTTCTCTTGAGAATTTCAACGTTTGTGACTGCCAACTAACATTTCTGCCTCCAATTTCATATTTCTGCTGCTGAATGCTTCTACCTTTGACCAGAATGCTTCATTTTTTtgaatagttaaaatattatataagaaaaattctatttatcgtattattattttacttaaatcttattaagtaaaatatattatatttattattattaaatgataatttattaatacatatttttttattattaaatagtgATATATACGTCACGTAAGATATAATGAAATATAAGTGAGATAATAATATGGTATATATCATTACtctgtatgtgtatatatataaatatatgtatatatgtatttaggTATAGTTTGGTAATATgataagaattttgtattttaagatgagatattaatattattattattttaaaatttaaaaaaattaaaaaaaattataataataaaataaaaattttaaatttaaaataaaaattttgacgGCGAAACCGAACTTTATACAAATCGATCGATAGCATTAGAAGCTGTTGGTACGTTGAATTTATTCTCTTTACGCTAAAGTCCAAATACTCGACAGCAAGAATTAAAAAGGCGCGTCCACATTGACAGGTCAATTtctaaagttattaattaattaattaatagccCCATAAGCAGATTTTCTAACTAGTTTCTGTAGATCATTGCAATAAGATTGATTCCATTAAAAAATAGGTAATTGTATGAATGGTTATTAGGTATTCTCTAGAAAATTAAtcgaaaatgatattttcagcATTTTTTAGAAGATTTAAATAGTAATTagtcatacatatatatatgtatgtaggAAATATTGCAAAATAAATTATCATCCACCACAAAAGAAAAGCAACATTCCTTTTTCCATCAATTAGCAGTATACGATCGAAGTGAGATCAGCGTTAGCAGGTAGGAGAATGTCTGTTAATTCCTCTGCATGTCCATTGAGATCATATTCTTGTTTGAGTTCAACGAAGGAGATCATCTTCTTTCGGATTAGCTAAAAGATGTACCCAACAGTGCTTAAGAGTCTAACAACAGGTTGGCAAGGTTGGATCATCCCTGTAATTATTCTGAATCGAGTCTATACAGAATTTCATTATCGTTGGAAAAAAGGAAGTGCCGTTGTTTGATGATCATCTAGATCTATTCTCTTTTCGTAGTATATTCATGTGAACCATGATCGTATGATCGAAGAGCACTTGTGAATCGATCTTCAAATAAATTCAACTCAAACGAAGAATCCACCTTGATCTCTAAGTGGAACAACAAATTACAGATAGAAAAATCaagctcagagagagagagggagagagagtatGCCGGTGATCCCACTGAACAAGTTTGCATTTTGCTGCCATCAAGATTCAGAAAACACCTGGTTGATGTAATGTATATATGGTTTCTACAATACTTCGATAACAATAATTCGAACGAACAGATGCTTGAAAAAACCCTAACGCATGTATTCAAACgtttctaattttatcaactaagaTTACGATCATCTGTGTCTAAGAAAGTCCTGTCAAAAAATTTTGATGCGAGTCCTATCGACAAGAACCAAAAAACGAATACAAGAACACAGAAAATGAATTGGACGCAAAGGACTAATGACCAGGGCCTTTTTTGCTGGGTCCAGACGTAAATCTAGTCCCCAAGCTCCTCATCAGCGGAGGACGAGTACTACTCGTGCTGCTCGAGTTGTTAGAGGATACCACAAACGAACCCATTCCAACCGACTCAGCTCCATGGACATCTTCGCACGCCGCCATGGCAGTGTCGCCCGTCGTGTTTCGGAGGGCTCTGCACTCGCCAACACTAAACTGTGCCGATATGACCAATATTGTCATACCCAGAACAAGCAAACTACTCTTcattgatgttgttgttgatcTCTTCTTCATCGAGTACATATCTATAGTAATCTGATCTTATGTATATCTATCTTCCACTTTTCAAAATCAATGCTTTTCAAGGTGGTTTTTGGCCTGTGTGACGCTTGTGCtgatacacatatatatacacacgagGTTTGCTTGGGGAGGACGGTGAGCGTAGGCATTTCAACGTGGCAACTTTACAGTATAATTTTGACTTGgcttattttccttttcattttttttttttcagttttttctgttcttttagGCTATTGGGTCTTGTGGAGGGGTGAGTTGGGAGGAAGGAGTTAGTGGGGTCAGGTGCACCCTGTTAATTTTACTTTGAAATTCTTTATGCTGTTGGAATTTGACTTCGTATTTTATAGCAGAATAGATGAACTCATGATGTGGGAAGAATTCCGAaagcaaaggaaaataaaaatgcagAAAAGAAAGGCAAGAAAGCTCACTGCACTTGCAATATCTCTCGATCAGCTGGTTTTGATGTGTGTATTTTTGCCTCCCCACACGTTCTGCCCAGATGGTTTCACATGGTTCCTGGTCATCCAAAGCGTGTACCGACAGCGTATGTGCATACTGCAGATTGACAACTGTTTTTtgcatatagatatatatataagtggggGCAATGGTGAGAAAACCCTTGACGCATTCATCTCAAGATgtcttaaattttcttttccctaATGGGTCCTCCCTTCCCTGCACCACATATCTGGCTAGGAGACTAGGACGAATGTACAAAGTTAGAGGCACAAAGAAAAGGCAGTGTACGTTCTGATCTCATGCTGTTGAACAAGGAGGATTTGAAGTCCGTATGATAGCCCACCTAAACAATAGACTTGAATCCTAATTCCTTGTTGAGCATTTCATTCTAGGTGGAACGGTTGGACTTTCATACTTTTTATTAAGATTAAATTacgagttttgttacgtataaataaagtcacgtactaatctgcatattaatattgatttttttatatttaaaatttaaattaatactatttttaataaaatttattttttgaccaattatgttagattgatatatatattaatgcacaaTTGTACTTGTAACTAAATATTTCCTTAAATTAGATACGATAAGATGCTTCTCATCATACCAGTGATTCCATACTACacgttttatatattttgtagcaGTTCTCTAATCTTAAAGGCCTAACTTGTCAATATCACCAAAAGCTTAAGCTATATTTGAACCAATATTTCAAACATATATAGCAAATCTATTTGTCAATTTTGAAGCAACACCCTTTTGATTTATGTTAAGAAGGAATAGTTTGGACTTGGTCTCCCATTTATCGGTAGTTGTTGCACAACGACTATGAGCAGTACTacgaatatattttaatttctgaaATTAGAAAGTAAAGGGTGCTTGTCTCCATCTCGTGTTCCTCGACATGGAATTTTGGGTTGAAATTATTACTCGGTTTGTTTGAGCTTGAAGCTGTCTAACCAATTGGAATTCGACATTACTACTTCCATCGAGACATcactttctttatatatatttcttggtgatcactttttatttcttatttttttactctatatatgttataagagaaatattttaattataaagatatttaaaaaaatatatatttataaattaatgtaattcgATGTAATAcgttatattgtaaaaatatttttattaaaaaaaataaatttaatgtattCTATAAAGAtacattagtttataaattttcttttataaaatttctatttgaCTGTAACACttcttatgttttaaatatacatTTCTATAATAAAAATGCTTCATAGTTATTGAAGTGTGCAATCACAAAGCAAAATATTTTGCTTTCTTAATTATCATGTTTCACAAAAATAGGATGCTTtcgaaataaatattataacacCTAcaccatatatatttctttgatGCTTATGCTCTaaaaagaattagaaaaaatcatattcaaattaacgTGACTTGATAAATTATGATagattattaaatttgtttTATCGCAAAATATGTTGGATCTctttttataaacttaaaaattaagGGTGTAACCGATCCGGTTCAGTCTGATTTTGGATAAATTTTGGAACCAAACTGGTATATAccagttttgagttttgaagAATCAATATCGCATTGGTTATACTTCAAAACCGGTATTTTCGGTTTTATTGATTCTAGTCtggtttgatttgatttctcaattttaatcatctgccataaaaaaaaaaaaaaaattgccataAAA
Encoded here:
- the LOC122298376 gene encoding MFP1 attachment factor 1-like, whose translation is MSDSNIIDAPPAEVPPEIEAQTQEKHQQEPDKKPGNKSITFTIWPPTQRTREAVVNRLVETLSTVSVLSKRYGTLPHDEASAAARLIEEEAFSAASGSGSAEDDGIEVLQVYSRDISRRMLETVKNRATTGSTVDTTARQTPSPSVEPTTTIASEENLSAETES